From a single Fuerstiella sp. genomic region:
- a CDS encoding hydantoinase B/oxoprolinase family protein, with protein MMEKPDPVLLEIMRNRWRGMAEEICAAMIRTSYSPNIKTRFDCSAAIALPDGQILAQAEIGTPLHLGIMPAVIRSVLRRFPIDAMQPGDAVVTNLPYPEGPGHLPDVSLVSPVFYDGQPVALAATTSHHVDVGGYSPGSMPFGVTEIYQEGLQIPPVRLICGGEIQEELIELIEQNARTRIELRGDLMAQIAASRTAEQRVIEMLDAGDAKQVIDYMAHILDHAERCMRSGIESLPDGEYTFEDYLDDDGSDDEPVRIAVRVTIRGSEFTADFSDSGDQVSGPMNCRISACRACTYYVVKAVVDPDLPTCAGAYRPLTVIAREGSVLNAHFPAAIGNANILTDQRVVDVLLGALLKAVPERVCAACSGEMNLINVGGIDAEGKYFNYVETYAGGQGAHHDLDGSDGIHTHLTNTRNTPVEVIEKTYPLHVTAYGLIPDSEGPGRMRGGCGVVRELVCLADRTAVTIGADRRRFLPWGVKTDHHARGQHCYLIRPDGTRELLPTKIFTYLEKGDRLRIETPGGGGWDDPALRDRDLVRNDVAEELISESRAREVYKHK; from the coding sequence ATGATGGAAAAACCCGATCCGGTCCTGCTGGAGATCATGCGAAATCGCTGGCGGGGAATGGCTGAAGAAATTTGTGCTGCGATGATTCGTACGAGCTATTCGCCGAACATTAAGACGCGTTTCGACTGTTCGGCTGCAATCGCGCTGCCTGACGGTCAGATCCTGGCCCAGGCGGAGATCGGGACACCACTTCATCTTGGTATCATGCCGGCGGTGATTCGATCGGTGTTACGTCGATTCCCGATTGATGCAATGCAGCCGGGAGATGCCGTTGTGACGAACCTGCCGTACCCGGAGGGACCCGGTCATCTGCCCGATGTCTCCCTGGTCTCACCCGTTTTTTATGACGGTCAGCCGGTGGCGCTGGCTGCAACCACGTCGCACCACGTTGATGTCGGTGGGTACTCGCCGGGCAGTATGCCGTTTGGTGTGACAGAGATTTACCAGGAAGGCCTGCAGATTCCCCCCGTGCGACTCATTTGTGGGGGTGAAATTCAGGAAGAGCTGATTGAACTGATCGAACAGAATGCACGGACGCGCATCGAGCTGCGTGGTGATCTCATGGCACAAATTGCTGCGTCACGCACGGCCGAACAGCGAGTCATTGAAATGCTCGATGCCGGGGACGCAAAACAGGTGATCGACTACATGGCACATATCCTTGACCATGCCGAACGCTGTATGCGTTCCGGGATAGAATCACTGCCCGACGGTGAATATACGTTTGAAGATTATCTCGATGACGATGGTTCCGATGACGAGCCGGTCAGAATTGCCGTCCGGGTCACAATCCGCGGAAGTGAGTTCACAGCCGATTTCAGTGACAGCGGTGATCAGGTTTCGGGGCCGATGAACTGCCGTATCTCTGCCTGTCGTGCCTGCACCTACTATGTTGTTAAAGCGGTTGTCGATCCCGACCTTCCGACCTGCGCCGGTGCTTATCGACCGCTGACCGTCATCGCGCGTGAAGGATCAGTGCTGAATGCACACTTTCCCGCTGCCATCGGTAACGCCAACATTCTGACCGACCAGCGTGTGGTCGATGTCCTGCTGGGGGCGCTGCTCAAGGCAGTGCCCGAAAGAGTGTGTGCTGCGTGCAGCGGCGAGATGAATCTGATCAATGTTGGCGGCATCGATGCAGAAGGAAAATATTTTAATTATGTGGAAACCTATGCCGGGGGACAGGGCGCCCATCACGACCTGGATGGCAGTGACGGAATTCACACGCATCTGACCAATACCCGCAACACGCCCGTCGAGGTTATTGAAAAGACCTACCCGCTGCATGTGACCGCATACGGACTCATTCCCGACAGCGAAGGGCCCGGACGCATGCGCGGTGGATGCGGCGTGGTTCGTGAACTGGTGTGTCTGGCCGACCGTACGGCTGTGACAATTGGCGCCGATCGCCGTCGGTTTCTGCCCTGGGGGGTCAAAACAGATCATCACGCGCGTGGACAGCACTGTTATCTGATCAGGCCGGATGGTACTCGTGAACTGCTGCCGACCAAAATTTTTACATACCTGGAAAAGGGGGATCGATTACGCATTGAAACACCTGGCGGCGGCGGATGGGACGATCCGGCACTTCGCGATCGGGATCT
- a CDS encoding hydantoinase/oxoprolinase family protein gives MAFRIGIDTGGTFTDVVIQTDEGNELAIHKVHSTREEPDRAVIEGLRQALRHAEAEYDDIQLLVHGTTVATNALLQRRGSRAALITTAGFRDILHIQRQSRPRLYDLRSRRAEPLIPRQLRFELNERIGPDAEIQTPVDFVQLHTIVDQLREANVGAVAVALLHSYENPVHELEVAAVVRERLPGVTVCTSHELSPQIGEYERFSTCSVNAFVQPVMERYLGRLDRTLRQDGIRAPLFVMKSNGGVIPASTAARECVQTILSGPAGGIVAGMAIAQHHNNSNVITADIGGTSFDVAVIADGNASFARDAEIDGIALKAPMLDLHTIGAGGGSIGWIDAGNALRVGPQSAGALPGPACYGKGGDEPTVTDANLVLGRLATDSRLAGGMQLDIDAARRAIREKLAQPLGLAVESAAEGIVRVVNANMVAAIRKLTVERGLDPGDFVLIPFGGAGPLHGAQLAQECGIGQTLVPSAPGVTSAVGLLMSNLREDRVVTHIELLDNLDAGRLESLLAEVETETASRLQAASDGTGVSCRKRTMAIRYLGQSHDVPVPLTPGTPDVTQIAEDFHQSHERMYGFSRPDQQLELVSIWVTIELDIQPLVLPRGRVNSRHPDPGSMRSVIFHGERHRTPVYDRSDLGAGCRITGPAIVEQTDSTTVIWPGQGAAVDDYGQILLDAMT, from the coding sequence ATGGCTTTTCGAATCGGAATAGACACGGGCGGAACATTTACTGATGTGGTGATCCAGACGGACGAGGGCAATGAACTCGCGATTCACAAGGTCCATAGTACGCGTGAGGAACCCGATCGCGCTGTGATCGAAGGCCTTCGACAGGCCCTTCGGCACGCAGAAGCCGAATATGATGATATTCAACTGCTTGTCCATGGCACCACGGTTGCGACCAATGCTCTGCTGCAGCGACGTGGATCCAGGGCTGCACTGATCACCACGGCCGGGTTCCGTGACATTCTGCATATTCAGCGACAAAGCCGCCCCCGGTTGTATGATTTGCGCAGTCGGCGTGCTGAACCGCTCATTCCCAGACAGCTCAGATTCGAATTGAATGAACGTATCGGTCCCGACGCAGAGATACAGACTCCAGTCGATTTTGTACAGCTTCATACGATTGTCGATCAGCTGCGTGAGGCAAACGTTGGTGCTGTGGCCGTGGCCCTGCTGCACAGCTATGAGAACCCGGTACACGAACTGGAAGTTGCAGCTGTGGTCCGTGAACGACTGCCGGGTGTAACTGTATGTACGTCTCACGAACTGTCCCCGCAAATTGGTGAGTACGAACGCTTCAGTACCTGCTCCGTGAATGCATTTGTGCAGCCGGTCATGGAACGATACCTTGGCCGACTGGACAGGACACTTAGACAGGACGGCATACGGGCTCCACTGTTCGTCATGAAATCGAACGGAGGTGTGATTCCGGCGTCCACAGCTGCCCGGGAATGCGTGCAGACCATCCTGTCCGGGCCTGCAGGTGGTATTGTGGCCGGCATGGCCATTGCACAGCATCACAACAATTCAAATGTCATTACTGCTGATATCGGAGGCACCAGTTTCGATGTGGCCGTGATCGCGGACGGTAACGCAAGCTTTGCACGCGACGCTGAAATTGATGGAATCGCTCTGAAAGCGCCCATGTTGGATCTGCACACAATCGGTGCCGGCGGTGGCAGTATTGGCTGGATTGATGCCGGCAATGCTCTACGCGTTGGTCCGCAGTCCGCAGGGGCACTTCCCGGACCGGCCTGCTACGGTAAAGGAGGTGACGAACCCACAGTGACCGATGCAAATCTTGTCCTGGGACGACTGGCCACAGATTCCAGGCTGGCCGGCGGTATGCAACTGGACATTGATGCGGCACGTCGTGCAATTCGGGAAAAACTGGCACAACCACTGGGACTCGCTGTGGAGTCCGCTGCCGAAGGAATCGTGCGAGTTGTTAATGCCAACATGGTAGCTGCTATTCGTAAACTGACCGTGGAACGTGGCCTTGATCCAGGCGACTTCGTGCTGATTCCGTTCGGTGGTGCGGGGCCACTGCACGGTGCCCAACTGGCACAGGAATGCGGTATCGGCCAGACACTCGTCCCGTCGGCTCCTGGTGTGACGTCAGCTGTCGGTCTGCTGATGTCCAACCTGCGGGAGGATCGTGTCGTAACTCACATCGAATTACTCGACAATCTTGATGCGGGCCGTCTGGAATCTTTGCTCGCTGAAGTTGAAACAGAGACGGCATCACGATTACAGGCTGCGTCAGATGGCACCGGTGTCAGCTGCCGCAAACGAACGATGGCGATTCGATATCTTGGCCAGAGTCACGATGTCCCCGTTCCGCTGACACCCGGAACACCGGATGTCACACAGATTGCTGAAGATTTTCACCAGTCTCACGAACGTATGTACGGTTTTTCGCGACCGGATCAGCAACTGGAACTGGTTAGCATCTGGGTCACGATTGAACTCGATATTCAGCCACTGGTGCTGCCCCGTGGCAGAGTAAACTCCCGACACCCGGATCCGGGTTCCATGCGGTCTGTGATCTTTCATGGTGAACGTCACAGGACACCGGTTTATGACCGAAGCGACCTTGGTGCTGGCTGCCGGATTACCGGTCCGGCCATCGTCGAACAAACCGACAGTACGACTGTGATCTGGCCCGGACAGGGAGCAGCCGTCGATGACTACGGACAGATTCTTTTGGACGCCATGACCTGA
- the floA gene encoding flotillin-like protein FloA (flotillin-like protein involved in membrane lipid rafts), with product MPAAIAPWQWLIIVFVLLSAIILLAVFAQYASLYLQCKMTRVRISLVHLIMMRLRKVNPVVIVRCMIMAVQSGLTRNYPITRDKLEAHYLAGGNVPNVIRALIASQRANIDLDWQTAQAIDLAGRDILEAVRTSVYPKVIDCPESVNAASTLDAVAGDGVQLKARARVTVRTNIQQLIGGATEETVIARVGQGIVQAIGSTESYKTVLENPDNISRLVLDQGLEGNTAYEIVSIDIADIDVGENIGARLSADQAEADMRVAQANAEQLRASARAREQEMVAKAQENRAKVVLAEAEVPRAVAEGFSGGNLGLLDFYELKNVQADTAMRSAIAGDGNRGIESDKG from the coding sequence GTGCCGGCAGCTATCGCACCTTGGCAGTGGTTAATCATTGTTTTCGTCCTGTTATCGGCCATCATTCTGCTGGCCGTCTTTGCGCAGTACGCCAGTCTCTATTTGCAGTGCAAAATGACTCGAGTCCGCATCTCTTTGGTACATCTGATCATGATGCGGCTGCGAAAGGTCAACCCGGTGGTGATCGTTCGATGTATGATCATGGCCGTCCAGTCAGGACTCACACGTAATTATCCGATTACGCGGGACAAACTGGAAGCACATTACCTTGCCGGTGGCAATGTTCCGAATGTGATTCGGGCACTCATTGCGTCTCAGCGGGCTAATATTGATCTGGACTGGCAGACAGCGCAGGCCATCGATCTTGCCGGCAGAGACATTCTGGAAGCCGTTCGGACCAGTGTGTATCCGAAGGTCATTGATTGTCCTGAGTCCGTTAACGCAGCTTCTACGCTGGATGCTGTTGCCGGCGACGGAGTTCAGCTTAAAGCGAGAGCTCGTGTGACCGTCCGCACAAATATCCAGCAGTTGATTGGTGGTGCGACCGAAGAAACCGTGATTGCTCGTGTTGGTCAGGGGATTGTCCAGGCAATCGGTTCTACAGAATCATATAAAACGGTACTTGAAAATCCTGACAACATCTCCAGGCTTGTGCTGGATCAGGGTTTGGAAGGAAATACCGCCTATGAAATTGTATCGATCGATATTGCTGATATTGACGTAGGAGAAAATATCGGAGCCCGTTTGTCAGCAGATCAGGCGGAAGCTGATATGCGGGTTGCTCAGGCGAACGCTGAACAGCTTCGTGCCTCCGCCCGGGCACGTGAGCAGGAAATGGTGGCAAAGGCTCAGGAGAATCGGGCAAAAGTTGTTCTGGCCGAAGCTGAAGTACCTCGCGCCGTAGCTGAAGGTTTCTCAGGGGGAAATCTGGGACTACTCGACTTTTATGAGTTGAAAAATGTTCAGGCCGATACGGCCATGCGATCAGCGATTGCTGGTGACGGAAACCGCGGCATAGAATCTGACAAGGGATAG
- a CDS encoding threonylcarbamoyl-AMP synthase: MQSTVTTRLIRNVPEASERLKSGQVVAFPTETVYGLGASALNTEAISRIFEAKQRPRFDPLIVHIADVRQLSDVVSEIPAAARQLAKRFWPGPLTLVLPKRDTIPDLVTSGLPGVGVRIPDHPLALRLLKEVECPIAAPSANPFGGVSPTEAQHVLQGLSGRIDAIIDGGSCGIGLESTVVSLMSQKPVVLRLGGLPLESIEEVTGPIQVAVSDSKLSDQAQPAPGMLSRHYAPETLIVTVDSDTVITPTHPRSALLTWGPTVAGCERFTAVENLSNTGDLARCAVNFFAAIRRLDAASPDVIIARKFPDQGLGRALNDRLKRASG, translated from the coding sequence GTGCAATCGACAGTCACTACACGCCTGATTCGTAACGTGCCGGAGGCCTCCGAGCGGCTTAAGTCCGGACAGGTTGTCGCGTTTCCAACAGAAACAGTTTACGGTCTGGGCGCCAGTGCGCTCAACACTGAAGCAATTTCCCGAATCTTTGAGGCAAAACAACGTCCTCGATTTGACCCGTTAATCGTCCACATTGCTGACGTTCGTCAGCTGTCGGACGTGGTTAGTGAGATTCCCGCTGCCGCACGCCAACTGGCGAAACGCTTCTGGCCAGGACCTCTCACACTGGTACTTCCAAAACGTGACACGATTCCCGATCTGGTAACGTCAGGGTTACCTGGTGTCGGAGTTCGTATACCAGATCATCCGCTGGCTCTCCGGCTGTTAAAGGAAGTCGAATGTCCGATCGCAGCACCCAGCGCCAATCCGTTCGGTGGCGTCAGTCCCACGGAAGCACAGCACGTTCTGCAGGGACTCAGCGGCCGTATTGATGCCATCATCGATGGTGGGTCATGCGGTATCGGACTTGAGAGCACCGTGGTGTCATTAATGAGTCAGAAACCAGTCGTATTGAGACTGGGTGGGTTGCCGCTGGAGTCGATCGAGGAAGTGACCGGACCGATCCAAGTTGCTGTCAGTGATTCGAAACTAAGTGATCAAGCACAACCTGCTCCAGGAATGCTGAGTCGACACTACGCCCCGGAGACATTAATCGTTACTGTCGATTCCGATACCGTGATCACGCCGACGCATCCGCGGTCGGCATTGCTTACCTGGGGACCGACTGTGGCAGGCTGCGAACGTTTCACTGCCGTAGAGAATCTTAGTAATACCGGCGACCTGGCCCGATGTGCGGTAAATTTCTTTGCCGCGATCAGAAGGCTCGACGCAGCAAGTCCTGATGTTATTATCGCCCGAAAGTTTCCTGATCAGGGACTGGGTCGAGCTCTCAACGATCGGCTAAAGCGTGCCTCTGGTTAA
- a CDS encoding VCBS repeat-containing protein: MHRLLQLMTAALVCSATALCTADEDENWIRIQLDARFRSEGAAAADFNNDGAIDVVAGDVWYQAPKYNTPDHLDASKWILREVREPGEFVAGKGYSNSFCNFTYDVNGDGWNDVILIGFPGEPFHWYRNPGHSGSDWIEHQIWTSACNESPEFEDLDSDGVPELVLGSQPEAQMGFVRLPGSAAASETQVFHPISTPSAMPQEAGNRGSDNGSFRYSHGLGVTDVDMDGHKDVIVRSGWWKSPGNTNEPALWKFHPIRISTPEGEQPLPDSGNIYAGDFDLDGDADLILSSAHKYGVWWAENPGDGALWQLHTIDDSYSQTHAMEEVDINGDGQLDYVTGKRFYAHNGGDPGSKEAVVMYWYEFKAEKHRAPKFLAHEIVAGRDTGVGTQFMIRDMNADDRPDIILSNKKGVNVLLQKR; encoded by the coding sequence ATGCATCGACTGCTCCAACTGATGACAGCCGCGCTTGTTTGTTCGGCAACTGCATTGTGCACGGCCGATGAAGACGAAAACTGGATCCGCATTCAGCTGGACGCTCGCTTTCGTTCAGAAGGAGCAGCTGCTGCGGATTTCAACAATGACGGTGCAATCGATGTCGTTGCCGGAGATGTTTGGTACCAGGCTCCAAAATACAACACACCTGACCACCTCGATGCTTCGAAGTGGATTCTTCGCGAAGTCCGTGAACCCGGTGAGTTCGTTGCCGGCAAGGGCTACAGCAACAGCTTTTGTAATTTTACCTATGATGTGAATGGTGACGGCTGGAACGACGTTATTTTGATTGGTTTCCCCGGCGAACCATTCCATTGGTATCGTAATCCCGGACATTCCGGCAGCGACTGGATTGAACATCAAATCTGGACGAGTGCCTGCAACGAGTCACCGGAATTTGAAGACCTTGACAGCGATGGTGTTCCGGAACTGGTACTGGGCTCGCAGCCGGAGGCACAGATGGGATTTGTGCGTCTTCCTGGTTCAGCAGCAGCATCCGAAACTCAGGTGTTTCACCCAATCAGCACACCGTCCGCCATGCCCCAAGAGGCCGGAAATCGAGGTTCTGACAACGGGTCATTCCGTTATTCCCACGGTCTGGGAGTTACCGATGTCGACATGGACGGTCACAAGGACGTCATCGTCAGATCCGGCTGGTGGAAATCACCCGGAAATACTAACGAGCCGGCCCTGTGGAAGTTCCACCCGATTCGAATTTCCACGCCGGAAGGTGAACAGCCACTTCCTGACAGCGGCAATATTTATGCTGGTGATTTCGATCTGGATGGCGACGCAGATCTGATTCTCAGTTCGGCGCATAAATACGGTGTCTGGTGGGCAGAGAATCCAGGTGATGGCGCATTATGGCAGCTGCACACAATCGACGACTCTTATTCACAAACGCACGCTATGGAAGAAGTGGACATTAACGGAGATGGTCAGCTGGACTACGTCACCGGAAAACGATTCTACGCGCACAACGGCGGCGACCCGGGCAGCAAGGAAGCGGTCGTCATGTACTGGTACGAATTCAAAGCCGAAAAGCACCGTGCACCAAAGTTCCTGGCACATGAAATCGTGGCCGGACGTGACACAGGAGTTGGTACTCAGTTCATGATTCGAGACATGAATGCCGACGACCGCCCGGACATTATTCTGTCAAACAAAAAGGGCGTGAATGTACTTTTACAGAAACGCTGA
- a CDS encoding MFS transporter, with product MTATESTDIGKLKSRRTTLLIVFVVVFIDLLGFGIVLPLLPRYGLHFQASLSTLGLLMASFSAMQFFFAPMWGSLSDRIGRRPVLLVGLLGSTCSYLLFGYVSGFERGQLLFGLGAIPWLFITRIGAGIAGATIATAQAVIADSTGAEGRGKGMALIGVAFGIGFTFGPLIGAANTSDVPSLALTDSQLAVVKAWPDSADSLATETVIEELGQLSERDSAALTRYFKLPRSRSETKAALREGPSQLPGFIAAGLSFMAFLFAFARLPESRPTANTELKSQRGLNLGSLQQHLRTPVFASILISIFITTFAFAQFESTLSLLTREFGYGDTSNFVFFAYIGFVLMIGQGVLVRRMLPRFGEHLMAIMGVSLMVFGFVVIGLTSDGYLPGSVLWYILPVITIGFSAVTPSLQSLLSLAASGDEQGAVLGTGQSLSSLARILGPYTGVQLLGVSTATPYYLAAGLMVLGAVQIRRLKASKVKNRTES from the coding sequence ATGACCGCAACGGAATCAACAGACATTGGCAAGTTGAAATCCCGCCGAACGACACTCCTGATTGTGTTTGTTGTTGTTTTCATTGATCTGCTTGGGTTCGGAATCGTTCTGCCGCTGCTGCCTCGCTACGGCCTCCATTTCCAGGCGTCGCTCTCGACGCTTGGACTGTTAATGGCGTCTTTTTCGGCAATGCAGTTCTTTTTTGCACCGATGTGGGGCAGCCTCTCCGATCGCATCGGACGACGGCCCGTCCTGCTTGTGGGATTGCTGGGTTCAACCTGTTCGTATTTGTTGTTCGGCTATGTGTCTGGATTCGAACGCGGACAGTTATTGTTTGGACTGGGAGCGATCCCCTGGCTGTTCATCACCCGAATCGGCGCGGGCATTGCCGGTGCCACGATAGCCACAGCGCAGGCAGTAATCGCCGACAGCACAGGCGCAGAAGGTCGTGGCAAAGGGATGGCGTTGATTGGAGTGGCGTTTGGAATCGGCTTTACGTTTGGCCCTTTGATCGGAGCTGCCAATACTTCGGACGTACCGAGTCTGGCTCTGACAGATTCTCAGTTGGCAGTTGTCAAGGCCTGGCCTGATTCCGCTGACTCGTTAGCAACAGAGACGGTTATTGAGGAATTGGGACAACTCTCGGAGCGAGATTCGGCAGCATTGACCCGCTATTTCAAACTGCCACGTTCCAGATCTGAAACGAAAGCTGCTCTGCGGGAAGGCCCGTCGCAGCTACCTGGATTCATTGCTGCCGGTCTGTCGTTTATGGCGTTCCTGTTTGCATTCGCCCGGCTGCCTGAATCGCGACCGACCGCAAATACAGAGCTGAAATCTCAACGTGGTTTGAATCTGGGATCGCTGCAGCAGCACCTGCGAACACCTGTGTTTGCCTCAATTCTTATCTCCATTTTTATAACAACGTTCGCCTTTGCACAGTTTGAAAGCACGCTTTCGCTGCTGACGCGTGAGTTTGGTTACGGAGATACGAGTAACTTTGTGTTCTTTGCGTACATCGGGTTTGTGCTGATGATCGGACAGGGAGTGCTGGTACGTCGAATGCTTCCTCGATTTGGCGAACATCTTATGGCGATCATGGGTGTCTCCCTGATGGTATTTGGATTTGTCGTCATTGGCCTGACGAGTGATGGCTATCTGCCTGGTTCTGTACTTTGGTATATCCTGCCGGTGATTACTATTGGATTTTCAGCGGTGACACCGTCGCTGCAATCGCTGCTGTCGCTTGCCGCATCTGGTGACGAGCAGGGTGCTGTGCTGGGAACCGGTCAAAGCCTGTCGTCGCTGGCGCGGATACTAGGACCCTACACGGGAGTGCAGCTGCTCGGTGTGTCAACTGCGACTCCATATTATCTGGCGGCCGGACTCATGGTACTGGGTGCTGTTCAGATCAGACGATTGAAGGCCTCGAAGGTGAAGAACCGCACAGAATCATAG
- a CDS encoding Fe(3+) ABC transporter substrate-binding protein: MLRSVLGCLTLLLFSSSSPAAEVVNVYSARHYDTDDEIYSIFEKQTGIQVKLIEGNSDALLARLKREGKRSPADIFITVDAGRLFQAERQGVFQPVSTSLLMKRVPANLRHPKGLWFGLTKRARIILRSKTRVKDGEITSYEDLAKPKWKGRVLIRSSSNIYNQSLVGSMIQAHGEKGAETWCRGLVANMARKPQGGDRDQIKGVAAGEADVAVANSYYFARMLGGTPEEKAAAAKVAVVFPNQKDRGTHVNVSGVGVCTHAPNKSNAIKFVEFLTSPIAQKTFAAGNNEYPVVNGVETVPVLKSFGKFNEDNVNAAAFGGNNATAVRIMDRAGWR, from the coding sequence ATGTTGCGATCGGTATTGGGATGTCTCACTCTTTTGCTGTTTTCCTCGTCGAGCCCGGCTGCCGAAGTGGTCAATGTCTATTCGGCGCGTCATTACGATACGGATGATGAGATCTATTCTATCTTCGAGAAACAGACAGGTATTCAGGTCAAACTCATCGAGGGCAACTCAGACGCACTGCTTGCGCGACTTAAACGCGAGGGCAAACGCAGTCCGGCAGATATTTTTATCACGGTTGATGCCGGGCGACTCTTTCAGGCAGAACGCCAGGGCGTGTTCCAGCCGGTTTCCACAAGCCTGTTGATGAAACGTGTACCTGCAAACCTACGTCACCCCAAGGGACTCTGGTTTGGTCTCACCAAGCGAGCCCGAATCATTTTGCGATCGAAGACTCGCGTCAAGGACGGGGAAATCACCAGCTACGAGGATCTCGCCAAACCAAAATGGAAAGGGCGAGTCCTGATTCGCAGCAGCAGTAATATCTACAATCAATCGCTTGTCGGATCGATGATCCAGGCGCATGGAGAAAAAGGGGCGGAGACGTGGTGCCGCGGACTTGTTGCCAATATGGCTCGTAAACCCCAGGGGGGAGACCGCGATCAAATTAAGGGGGTTGCGGCCGGAGAGGCTGATGTGGCTGTTGCCAACTCCTATTATTTTGCTCGAATGCTGGGTGGAACACCGGAAGAAAAGGCTGCCGCGGCCAAAGTCGCCGTTGTATTCCCGAATCAGAAAGATCGTGGTACACACGTTAATGTGTCAGGTGTCGGTGTCTGCACACACGCTCCCAACAAATCCAATGCAATCAAGTTCGTGGAGTTCCTGACGAGTCCGATCGCCCAGAAGACCTTTGCGGCGGGAAATAATGAATACCCTGTGGTTAACGGGGTAGAAACCGTCCCCGTATTGAAGAGTTTTGGTAAATTCAACGAGGACAATGTCAACGCTGCTGCCTTCGGCGGCAACAATGCGACAGCGGTTAGAATCATGGATCGGGCGGGTTGGCGTTAG